The proteins below are encoded in one region of Sporosarcina sp. FSL K6-1508:
- the folB gene encoding dihydroneopterin aldolase, with the protein MDYIHLNELEFYGYHGALPEETKLGQRFRVTVSLATDLSEAGKTDDLDKTVNYAEVYSVCRSIVEGSPVKLIEAVAEKIATDILNEFANKVTGVRVVLIKPDPPIPGHYASVSVDITRGSFV; encoded by the coding sequence ATGGATTATATACACCTGAATGAGTTAGAGTTTTACGGTTACCATGGGGCATTGCCTGAGGAAACGAAGCTTGGGCAACGTTTTCGGGTGACGGTATCACTTGCGACAGATCTTTCTGAGGCTGGAAAAACGGATGACTTGGATAAAACAGTGAATTATGCGGAAGTATATAGCGTATGCCGATCAATTGTTGAAGGTAGCCCGGTAAAGTTGATTGAGGCAGTTGCCGAAAAAATTGCTACGGACATATTGAACGAGTTTGCGAATAAAGTGACCGGTGTCCGAGTTGTGCTTATTAAGCCAGACCCGCCCATTCCGGGGCATTATGCATCGGTGTCGGTAGATATAACGAGGGGGAGCTTCGTGTGA
- the folP gene encoding dihydropteroate synthase encodes MELTRARDVYRFGNTEMDFKKETVIMGILNVTPDSFSDGGKYGRIDTALKHADEMLRNGAKIIDVGGESTRPGHVPISFEEELERTIPVVKALTKELGCTVSIDTYKAGVAEEAILAGAQIINDIWGAKREPYIADVAAKYNVPIILMHNREKAEYEGDFMDEVITDLQESVEIAVAAGVAQDNIWLDPGIGFARNAIQNVWTMQGLDRISEMGYPVLLGTSRKSLIGNVLGLPVEERLEGTGATVCYGIEHGCHIMRVHDVKEVARMAKMMDVLTGKMEFEQ; translated from the coding sequence ATGGAATTGACTCGGGCACGTGATGTGTATCGATTTGGAAATACGGAAATGGATTTTAAAAAAGAAACAGTAATTATGGGGATTTTAAATGTGACGCCGGATTCGTTTTCGGATGGAGGAAAATATGGTCGCATCGATACCGCTCTCAAACACGCGGATGAAATGCTGCGCAACGGAGCAAAAATCATCGATGTCGGCGGAGAATCGACGCGTCCGGGGCATGTCCCCATTTCGTTCGAAGAAGAGCTTGAACGAACAATCCCGGTCGTTAAGGCATTGACGAAAGAGCTCGGATGCACGGTGTCGATAGATACATATAAGGCGGGTGTCGCGGAAGAGGCAATTCTAGCGGGCGCGCAAATCATAAACGATATATGGGGAGCGAAACGCGAACCGTATATCGCGGACGTTGCGGCGAAGTACAATGTGCCGATCATTTTGATGCATAATCGTGAGAAGGCTGAGTACGAAGGTGACTTTATGGACGAAGTTATCACTGATCTGCAGGAAAGTGTCGAAATTGCAGTTGCGGCAGGAGTGGCGCAAGATAATATCTGGCTAGATCCGGGCATTGGATTTGCTCGAAATGCAATTCAAAATGTATGGACGATGCAAGGGTTAGATCGGATTTCAGAGATGGGCTACCCGGTGCTTCTAGGTACGTCTCGGAAGTCACTAATCGGAAATGTGCTTGGATTGCCTGTTGAGGAACGGTTGGAAGGCACCGGAGCAACCGTTTGTTATGGAATCGAACACGGTTGCCACATTATGCGGGTCCATGACGTGAAAGAAGTCGCAAGGATGGCAAAAATGATGGATGTCCTGACGGGAAAAATGGAGTTCGAACAATAG